The Coffea arabica cultivar ET-39 chromosome 8e, Coffea Arabica ET-39 HiFi, whole genome shotgun sequence genome window below encodes:
- the LOC113703907 gene encoding protein NDL2 isoform X1, protein MGDSSGDSVSIDMEDAMSFARKEHLVKTGRGCVSVSVVGDPDKPALITYPDLALNYMSCFQGLFYCQEASSMLFHNFCIYHISPPGHELGAVAINPDEPVLSVDDLADQIVDVLDYFGLGIVMCMGVSAGAYVLTLFAMKYTKRVLGLILVSPICKGPSWTEWLCNKVMSNLLYFCGMCSVVKELLLIRYFSKGVRGSAEVPESDVVQSCRRFLGERQSPNVLRFLEAMNERPDITDGLRKLRCRSLIFVGENSPCHSEALHMTSKLDRRFSALVEVQACGSIVTEEQPDAMLIPLEYFLMGYGFYRQSPFNVSPRSPLSPTSISPELFSPESMGLKLKPIKTKISVEV, encoded by the exons ATGGGGGACTCCAGCGGCGACTCCGTTTCCATTGATATGGAGGACGCCATGTCATTTGCCAGGAAG GAGCACCTTGTCAAGACTGGCCGTGGTTGTGTCTCTGTTTCTGTGGTTGGAGATCCAGACAAGCCGGCTTTAATTACTTATCCTGATTTGGCTTTAAATT ATATGTCCTGTTTCCAAGGATTGTTCTATTGTCAAGAAGCATCTTCCATGCTGTTCCATAACTTCTGTATTTACCATATCAGTCCTCCTGGTCATGAG TTGGGAGCTGTTGCGATAAACCCTGATGAGCCAGTGTTATCTGTTGATGATCTAGCTGATCAGATCGTTGACGTCCTTGACTATTTTGG ACTGGGCATTGTGATGTGTATGGGTGTAAGTGCTGGTGCTTATGTTCTCACTCTGTTTGCT ATGAAATACACTAAAAGAGTTCTGGGTTTGATACTCGTTTCTCCTATATGCAAAGGTCCATCTTGGACAGAATGGTTGTGTAACAAG GTGATGTCAAATTTGCTTTACTTTTGTGGCATGTGTAGTGTGGTGAAGGAATTATTACTCATACGGTACTTTAGCAAG GGTGTCCGTGGCAGTGCTGAAGTACCTGAATCAGATGTAGTTCAATCATGTAGAAGA TTTCTGGGAGAGAGACAGAGTCCAAATGTTTTGCGGTTTCTTGAGGCTATGAACGA GAGACCAGATATTACTGATGGTTTGAGAAAGTTAAGATGCCGATCCTTAATATTTGTTGGCGAAAACTCTCCTTGCCATTCTGAGGCACTTCATATGACTTCAAAACTTGATAGAAGATTCAGTGCCTTAGTCGAG GTTCAAGCATGTGGGTCAATAGTCACTGAGGAGCAGCCAGATGCCATGCTGATACCATTGGAGTACTTCCTTATGGGGTATGGCTTTTATAGACAATCTCCATTCAACGTTAGCCCAAGAAGCCCTTTGAGTCCGACTAGCATCTCCCCAGAGCTCTTCTCACCAGAAAGTATGGGATTGAAGTTAAAACCAATAAAGACAAAGATTTCTGTAGAAGTATGA
- the LOC113703907 gene encoding protein NDL2 isoform X3, translated as MSCFQGLFYCQEASSMLFHNFCIYHISPPGHELGAVAINPDEPVLSVDDLADQIVDVLDYFGLGIVMCMGVSAGAYVLTLFAMKYTKRVLGLILVSPICKGPSWTEWLCNKVMSNLLYFCGMCSVVKELLLIRYFSKGVRGSAEVPESDVVQSCRRFLGERQSPNVLRFLEAMNERPDITDGLRKLRCRSLIFVGENSPCHSEALHMTSKLDRRFSALVEVQACGSIVTEEQPDAMLIPLEYFLMGYGFYRQSPFNVSPRSPLSPTSISPELFSPESMGLKLKPIKTKISVEV; from the exons ATGTCCTGTTTCCAAGGATTGTTCTATTGTCAAGAAGCATCTTCCATGCTGTTCCATAACTTCTGTATTTACCATATCAGTCCTCCTGGTCATGAG TTGGGAGCTGTTGCGATAAACCCTGATGAGCCAGTGTTATCTGTTGATGATCTAGCTGATCAGATCGTTGACGTCCTTGACTATTTTGG ACTGGGCATTGTGATGTGTATGGGTGTAAGTGCTGGTGCTTATGTTCTCACTCTGTTTGCT ATGAAATACACTAAAAGAGTTCTGGGTTTGATACTCGTTTCTCCTATATGCAAAGGTCCATCTTGGACAGAATGGTTGTGTAACAAG GTGATGTCAAATTTGCTTTACTTTTGTGGCATGTGTAGTGTGGTGAAGGAATTATTACTCATACGGTACTTTAGCAAG GGTGTCCGTGGCAGTGCTGAAGTACCTGAATCAGATGTAGTTCAATCATGTAGAAGA TTTCTGGGAGAGAGACAGAGTCCAAATGTTTTGCGGTTTCTTGAGGCTATGAACGA GAGACCAGATATTACTGATGGTTTGAGAAAGTTAAGATGCCGATCCTTAATATTTGTTGGCGAAAACTCTCCTTGCCATTCTGAGGCACTTCATATGACTTCAAAACTTGATAGAAGATTCAGTGCCTTAGTCGAG GTTCAAGCATGTGGGTCAATAGTCACTGAGGAGCAGCCAGATGCCATGCTGATACCATTGGAGTACTTCCTTATGGGGTATGGCTTTTATAGACAATCTCCATTCAACGTTAGCCCAAGAAGCCCTTTGAGTCCGACTAGCATCTCCCCAGAGCTCTTCTCACCAGAAAGTATGGGATTGAAGTTAAAACCAATAAAGACAAAGATTTCTGTAGAAGTATGA
- the LOC113703231 gene encoding uncharacterized protein isoform X1 produces MLTMDSQLENHEPMLRESIKHFLASYRNGNSDFSPFEAIFFRLIQKMLDPPLEITWFYSAVTFHSSKESTTPDSTSNRMMLLVKDLFQLLVSSSSLSNGWKRTALLAPVVFRLYDIVRDSLTNGFPLREAIEDLLEKIVSYISVCCCHDVEKGNYSDLPMVCFEDLVRVWTVDRVDEGCDYRDNLRVFFPVLSDEVRGGVDRRSGIECLAGIVLCEVFWLRLCLKFNQGIRRDELEMDMRNWVVQTINGFENIYFLDTLLRMLLEPSLPIANLLSSDDTMSLMKVLYDAVLIVDYSCLNSRGWMQLCDNLFGNLALKWLLVADDAVQFARDICDHSRALSYVNSFNESHLSNQLIKWISNQACMEDGLTHDIGTPRDLIRWLLVLEDQGLGVFYHNLSRFLTKTKLETIITWKSILSCSGNLGEREYKVNMDEEMADPSCRADPASIVTHEASIEGTRKRKDGMREEVETRVKHVKYYLHETSIYKDKFGSGVDMCNPVCDEDMEVMVTG; encoded by the exons atGCTTACAATGGACTCACAGTTAGAAAACCATGAGCCCATGTTAAGAGAATCGATCAAACACTTTTTAGCCTCATACAGAAATGGAAACTCTGATTTCTCCCCTTTCGAGGCGATTTTCTTCCGTTTAATCCAAAAAATGCTCGACCCACCTCTTGAAATTACTTGGTTTTACTCTGCAGTCACTTTTCACAGCTCAAAAGAATCAACTACCCCAGATAGCACTTCGAACAGAATGATGTTACTAGTTAAAGATTTGTTTCAGTTGTTAGTTTCGTCTTCCAGTTTGAGTAATGGGTGGAAAAGAACTGCATTGCTCGCGCCGGTTGTTTTCCGATTGTATGATATAGTTCGTGATTCGTTGACAAATGGTTTCCCTTTGAGGGAAGCAATTGaggatttgttggaaaaaaTAGTTAGTTATATTAGTGTTTGTTGTTGTCATGATgttgaaaaaggaaattatTCTGATCTTCCGATGGTCTGTTTTGAGGATTTGGTCAGGGTTTGGACTGTTGATCGAGTGGATGAGGGTTGCGATTACAGAGACAATCTAAGGGTGTTTTTTCCAGTTTTGAGCGATGAGGTTCGTGGAGGGGTTGATAGAAGAAGTGGGATTGAATGTTTGGCTGGCATTGTCCTTTGTGAGGTGTTTTGGTTGAGGTTGTGCTTGAAATTCAATCAGGGAATTAGGCGAGACGAGCTAGAGATGGATATGCGGAACTGGGTAGTTCAGACTATCAATGGCTTTGAGAACATTTACTTTTTGG ATACGCTTCTTAGAATGCTGTTGGAGCCAAGCTTGCCAATCGCTAACTTACTG AGTTCTGATGATACAATGTCTCTGATGAAGGTTCTTTATGATGCTGTCTTAATTGTTGACTATTCATGTCTCAATTCTCGTGGATGGATGCAGCTGTGTGACAATCTGTTTGGAAACTTGGCTTTGAAGTGGTTATTAGTTGCTGATGATGCTGTACAGTTTGCTAG GGATATATGTGACCACAGCAGGGCTCTTTCCTatgtcaattccttcaatgaaTCTCATTTATCTAATCAGTTGATTAAATGGATCTCTAATCAAGCTTGCATGGAGGATGGATTGACACATGATATTGGCACTCCCAGAGATCTCATTA GGTGGCTGTTAGTTCTTGAAGATCAAGGACTTGGAGTTTTCTATCACAATCTGTCAAGGTTCctaactaaaacaaaacttGAGACTATAATTACTTGGAAAAGCATCTTGAGTTGCTCTGGGAATCTCGGAGAAAGGGAATATAAAGTCAATATGGATGAGGAGATGGCTGATCCCTCTTGCCGTGCAGATCCAGCTTCCATAGTCACACACGAAGCATCAATAGAGGGCACAAGAAAACGCAAAGATGGAATGAGAGAAGAAGTTGAAACAAGGGTTAAGCATGTCAAGTATTACCTTCATGAAACCTCAATTTACAAAGATAAATTTGGAAGTGGAGTAGACATGTGTAATCCAGTCTGTGATGAAGATATGGAGGTTATGGTTACAGGATAA
- the LOC113704056 gene encoding NADH dehydrogenase [ubiquinone] iron-sulfur protein 7, mitochondrial, with protein MALLARNANRLGLTTASYQRAAGLASIHTTLPTASSQQSSAAPTTYARAPPPSTSSPTGLPKAAEYVISKVDDLMNWARRGSIWPMTFGLACCAVEMMHTGAARYDMDRFGIIFRPSPRQSDCMIVAGTLTNKMAPALRKVYDQMPEPRWVISMGSCANGGGYYHYSYSVVRGCDRIVPVDIYVPGCPPSAEALLYGLLQLQKKINRRKDFLHWWTK; from the exons ATGGCTCTCTTAGCTCGAAACGCGAATCGCCTGGGGCTAACGACGGCGTCGTATCAGAGAGCGGCAGGTTTAGCCTCAATCCACACTACCCTTCCGACAGCCTCTTCTCAACAGTCCTCGGCGGCACCGACGACCTACGCACGTGCGCCTCCTCCCTCAACTTCGTCCCCGACGGGCCTGCCCAAGGCAGCTGAATATGTGATCTCAAAGGTGGATGATCTCATGAACTGGGCCCGCCGTGGATCCATCTGGCCCATGACATTCGGGCTGGCTTGCTGTGCCGTCGAAATGATGCACACCGGCGCCGCCCGCTACGACATGGACCGATTTGGGATCATCTTTAGGCCTAGCCCTAGGCAGTCCGATTGCATGATTGTTGCTGGTACTCTCACCAATAAGATGGCTCCTGCTCTTCGCAA GGTCTATGATCAAATGCCTGAGCCTAGGTGGGTCATATCAATGGGAAGCTGTGCAAATGGCGGGGGATACTATCATTATTCCTATTCTGTTGTTAGAGGTTGTGACAGGATCGTGCCAGTTGACATTTATGTCCCTGGTTGCCCGCCATCTGCAGAGGCTCTTCTTTATGGACTTCTCCAGCTGCAGAAGAAAATCAATAGGCGCAAGGATTTCCTTCATTGGTGGACAAAATAA
- the LOC113703907 gene encoding protein NDL2 isoform X2, which translates to MIYPLFLFSKQKEHLVKTGRGCVSVSVVGDPDKPALITYPDLALNYMSCFQGLFYCQEASSMLFHNFCIYHISPPGHELGAVAINPDEPVLSVDDLADQIVDVLDYFGLGIVMCMGVSAGAYVLTLFAMKYTKRVLGLILVSPICKGPSWTEWLCNKVMSNLLYFCGMCSVVKELLLIRYFSKGVRGSAEVPESDVVQSCRRFLGERQSPNVLRFLEAMNERPDITDGLRKLRCRSLIFVGENSPCHSEALHMTSKLDRRFSALVEVQACGSIVTEEQPDAMLIPLEYFLMGYGFYRQSPFNVSPRSPLSPTSISPELFSPESMGLKLKPIKTKISVEV; encoded by the exons ATGATATATCCATTGTTCCTCTTTTCGAAGCAAAAA GAGCACCTTGTCAAGACTGGCCGTGGTTGTGTCTCTGTTTCTGTGGTTGGAGATCCAGACAAGCCGGCTTTAATTACTTATCCTGATTTGGCTTTAAATT ATATGTCCTGTTTCCAAGGATTGTTCTATTGTCAAGAAGCATCTTCCATGCTGTTCCATAACTTCTGTATTTACCATATCAGTCCTCCTGGTCATGAG TTGGGAGCTGTTGCGATAAACCCTGATGAGCCAGTGTTATCTGTTGATGATCTAGCTGATCAGATCGTTGACGTCCTTGACTATTTTGG ACTGGGCATTGTGATGTGTATGGGTGTAAGTGCTGGTGCTTATGTTCTCACTCTGTTTGCT ATGAAATACACTAAAAGAGTTCTGGGTTTGATACTCGTTTCTCCTATATGCAAAGGTCCATCTTGGACAGAATGGTTGTGTAACAAG GTGATGTCAAATTTGCTTTACTTTTGTGGCATGTGTAGTGTGGTGAAGGAATTATTACTCATACGGTACTTTAGCAAG GGTGTCCGTGGCAGTGCTGAAGTACCTGAATCAGATGTAGTTCAATCATGTAGAAGA TTTCTGGGAGAGAGACAGAGTCCAAATGTTTTGCGGTTTCTTGAGGCTATGAACGA GAGACCAGATATTACTGATGGTTTGAGAAAGTTAAGATGCCGATCCTTAATATTTGTTGGCGAAAACTCTCCTTGCCATTCTGAGGCACTTCATATGACTTCAAAACTTGATAGAAGATTCAGTGCCTTAGTCGAG GTTCAAGCATGTGGGTCAATAGTCACTGAGGAGCAGCCAGATGCCATGCTGATACCATTGGAGTACTTCCTTATGGGGTATGGCTTTTATAGACAATCTCCATTCAACGTTAGCCCAAGAAGCCCTTTGAGTCCGACTAGCATCTCCCCAGAGCTCTTCTCACCAGAAAGTATGGGATTGAAGTTAAAACCAATAAAGACAAAGATTTCTGTAGAAGTATGA
- the LOC113703231 gene encoding uncharacterized protein isoform X2, which translates to MLTMDSQLENHEPMLRESIKHFLASYRNGNSDFSPFEAIFFRLIQKMLDPPLEITWFYSAVTFHSSKESTTPDSTSNRMMLLVKDLFQLLVSSSSLSNGWKRTALLAPVVFRLYDIVRDSLTNGFPLREAIEDLLEKIVSYISVCCCHDVEKGNYSDLPMVCFEDLVRVWTVDRVDEGCDYRDNLRVFFPVLSDEVRGGVDRRSGIECLAGIVLCEVFWLRLCLKFNQGIRRDELEMDMRNWVVQTINGFENIYFLDTLLRMLLEPSLPIANLLVLYDAVLIVDYSCLNSRGWMQLCDNLFGNLALKWLLVADDAVQFARDICDHSRALSYVNSFNESHLSNQLIKWISNQACMEDGLTHDIGTPRDLIRWLLVLEDQGLGVFYHNLSRFLTKTKLETIITWKSILSCSGNLGEREYKVNMDEEMADPSCRADPASIVTHEASIEGTRKRKDGMREEVETRVKHVKYYLHETSIYKDKFGSGVDMCNPVCDEDMEVMVTG; encoded by the exons atGCTTACAATGGACTCACAGTTAGAAAACCATGAGCCCATGTTAAGAGAATCGATCAAACACTTTTTAGCCTCATACAGAAATGGAAACTCTGATTTCTCCCCTTTCGAGGCGATTTTCTTCCGTTTAATCCAAAAAATGCTCGACCCACCTCTTGAAATTACTTGGTTTTACTCTGCAGTCACTTTTCACAGCTCAAAAGAATCAACTACCCCAGATAGCACTTCGAACAGAATGATGTTACTAGTTAAAGATTTGTTTCAGTTGTTAGTTTCGTCTTCCAGTTTGAGTAATGGGTGGAAAAGAACTGCATTGCTCGCGCCGGTTGTTTTCCGATTGTATGATATAGTTCGTGATTCGTTGACAAATGGTTTCCCTTTGAGGGAAGCAATTGaggatttgttggaaaaaaTAGTTAGTTATATTAGTGTTTGTTGTTGTCATGATgttgaaaaaggaaattatTCTGATCTTCCGATGGTCTGTTTTGAGGATTTGGTCAGGGTTTGGACTGTTGATCGAGTGGATGAGGGTTGCGATTACAGAGACAATCTAAGGGTGTTTTTTCCAGTTTTGAGCGATGAGGTTCGTGGAGGGGTTGATAGAAGAAGTGGGATTGAATGTTTGGCTGGCATTGTCCTTTGTGAGGTGTTTTGGTTGAGGTTGTGCTTGAAATTCAATCAGGGAATTAGGCGAGACGAGCTAGAGATGGATATGCGGAACTGGGTAGTTCAGACTATCAATGGCTTTGAGAACATTTACTTTTTGG ATACGCTTCTTAGAATGCTGTTGGAGCCAAGCTTGCCAATCGCTAACTTACTG GTTCTTTATGATGCTGTCTTAATTGTTGACTATTCATGTCTCAATTCTCGTGGATGGATGCAGCTGTGTGACAATCTGTTTGGAAACTTGGCTTTGAAGTGGTTATTAGTTGCTGATGATGCTGTACAGTTTGCTAG GGATATATGTGACCACAGCAGGGCTCTTTCCTatgtcaattccttcaatgaaTCTCATTTATCTAATCAGTTGATTAAATGGATCTCTAATCAAGCTTGCATGGAGGATGGATTGACACATGATATTGGCACTCCCAGAGATCTCATTA GGTGGCTGTTAGTTCTTGAAGATCAAGGACTTGGAGTTTTCTATCACAATCTGTCAAGGTTCctaactaaaacaaaacttGAGACTATAATTACTTGGAAAAGCATCTTGAGTTGCTCTGGGAATCTCGGAGAAAGGGAATATAAAGTCAATATGGATGAGGAGATGGCTGATCCCTCTTGCCGTGCAGATCCAGCTTCCATAGTCACACACGAAGCATCAATAGAGGGCACAAGAAAACGCAAAGATGGAATGAGAGAAGAAGTTGAAACAAGGGTTAAGCATGTCAAGTATTACCTTCATGAAACCTCAATTTACAAAGATAAATTTGGAAGTGGAGTAGACATGTGTAATCCAGTCTGTGATGAAGATATGGAGGTTATGGTTACAGGATAA